The genomic region aaattaaaaaccaccCTGTTTTACTGTCCATCAAAATATTAACAGCAAGCATTACAACTTTTTTTAACCTATtgccaaaataatttccaaggAGTTCTACTTTCCTGAAGTGCTGGTGATTGCAATTGCCCaagtactgaaaaaaaatccaacaggGAAGGGATGAGGAAATATGATAGATTTCTCACATAGCACTATCAACAGAGGACCTAAGCTGCAGGAAACTAAAGTACACACAAACAcgaggaaaataaaagccattgcccattctgctgctgccatcagagCTCTTCCTGATCCTCAGACAGTGTGCAGAATGTGCCTCTTCACTCTagccctggcaggcaggtgATGGCACGGGGATGAGCATACTCAGcgcactgctgctgctgctcttgggttTCTCTGCCGTGGCAATCCTGCTGAGTTTGCCAAGCTCTGTCTGCCAGCTGGGGGTCTTCTTGGTGGCCATGTGGCGGCGGGTGTGCTTGGTCAGGTGGTCACTGCGCATGAAGCGGCGCTCGCACACCGGGCACGAGAACTTCTTCTCGCCCGTGTGCGTCCGGCGGTGCCGCGACAGTTCATCCGAGCGGGCAAACTTCTTGTCACAGCCCTCCCAGTTGCAGCTGAAAGGTTTTTCCCCTGCAGGACAAAAAGGAAGCGTTCGTTACTTTTGAGAAGCTGTGTTGCAGTCTTATCAAAGGGCTAACTTAAAATCTGCCTTGCAGAAACCAGTGATTTCACAGAACTGCTTATCTGTGTAGTCAATGTAAGATTAAGCTAAAGTTCTGttccagagaaaaataatagcTATCATTTCTACTTATTTCCTTGTATCTCTCTTTAGTGTTCTTTAATCAAGGCTGGTTTTTCAGTTGTCAAAAATCCCAGTTTAAAGAAATAGAGCATTCATAAAGCTGCCTTATCTGCTGACTGAACTAGAAGCAAGCCCCTGCCCCCATCCCCATGCATCCATATCTCTCTTGCTGCAGCATGTCATCCACAAATACTGTGGGCAAACAGGAAGCCTGGAATGGAGCCTCAGggtcctgctgctccagtgATCCAGtcctgcacacaaacacaccagCAAGCACTCCCAAGCAAAGCctgtcctgccagcccccagaGACCAGGAATGGAAGCAAGGCTGCCcacatcagctgctgctcatcctGGGCCACTGCTGAACATCCCACCTGTCCTGAACAACCACAACTGCAACTACTGCCTGCAACTCCCACAGGGCTCCAGATAAACATGCACCATGTGGCCCAAGATTTTGGGGACACTTTGGAGCAGAAGAGAAGGGGCTCAAACAGGAAGGAAGCCCCACAGGAGTGTTCTCACTCCAGGTATTGAGAGTAAAGTCTATGTCTTCTGGATGTGCTATGATCTAGCTAGTCAGTGtgcagagaaaaggcagaaaaagaaagctgaacTGCTCCTCCTCCTGATCCTGTAATGGGAACTGGCTAGTGAGGGGTCAGTGTGTTTCACCTGCCACTGATGTCTTAACCACGATACAGGGGCACACACAGGCTCCCTATGGATCAGCCATGCGCACAAAGCAAGGCACTTGCTGATAGTCTGTTTATCCTGGAGCCACCGGTTTAATTCAGCAGCCTCTCAAGCCAGGAGCAGAAGCATCATTCTACCTCTGAATTATGGTTTACAAGAATTATCAGCTTCATGTAGAGGTTAAGCTCTTTCCCCAAAGGAACTGTAaagaaaagctgccaaactAATGCAACTCCTGTCACACAAGCTGACACCCAATAAACCAGTGACTGTGGGGTAACAGCAGCCAGGGGAGAAAAGccaaggaaaaccaaaaatagGCATAGTGGGAGATTAGTATAGAATAGTTCTGTCTATCCTTCAACATCAAAAATAATCCCTGAGAACTCAAAGTTAGTTTTAATTTAACAAGATCatggaagcagaaaaagagtAAGTAAAACACATATAGACTGTTTCCCCACTGACCCAATTTATGGAGCAAATCACTCCATAttaattacaattaattttcatttactaCTAAAATTCCCCTTTTGCAACTGAATAAACTGTTACATTCCCATAGGAGCTCTGCTTCCTGACGCAGCAGCCCAGAATCTCAATGCATTCCCATTTATCCTACACAAAACTCTgggggaacaaaaaaaaacccagttttttctcttttcttttactCATGTAACAATTAAGACCAACTACCTGTACTGTGTTATGCCTACACCAGACCTCCCCAAGCTCCAAAACAAGGGACTTGCACAACTCATTTCCATCTAGTCCAGATGGCAGGATTCCACTTAGATCtaaacacatgcacacagacagCAAAGCTTCACTCCAGCTAAAGCCTGTGAAATTCAACTAACACTACAGGGTCAGCTGAGGTCTCAGAACAAAGTACATCTTGTTTTGCCTGTCCATGGAGAATGAACATTCCTTCCATCCCCGAGATGAGCAAAAGCTTCCCCAtcacctgctccttccctttcccagcccctccttgcAAAGAGCCCGCATTTCAGCACCCCACACGAGCAGAGCCCCTCGCACGCACCGGTGTGGGTGCGCAGGTGGGCTTTGAGGTGGGAACTCTTGAAATAGGTTTTCTTGCAGCCGGGGAAGTCACACACGTAATTCCTCCGCCTGGAGAAGTCCACCTGGGGGGCACAGGTCTGGCCAGAAGCGATGAACACGGGAGCAGGGGCGAGGGGCAGGAGCTTGGTGCTGCCCACAGTCACCAGGGCCTGCGGGCACGGCGGTGCCTGCGTGACAGCGGGCTGTGGCAGAACCAACATGACAGTCCCCTGAGGCACAGAGGGGCCCATGAGTACAGGCTGGGGGAGCGGGGCTGTCTGGGGCAAGATGGGCTTCATGGGAGTTGAGAGTGCTGGAGCTGAAGGCTTGACATAGGCATTAATCATGCTGCTTTGTCCATTTAAAGGGATCATTTGACAGAGAACCTGGGGGCTTGAGACGGGGGCAGGTGTCACTGGGGTAGCTCTTTTTTGCAAGTCATTCTCACAATTCTTTGGTAAGTGGGTTTGTGGCGAAACAGGCCGGACTGGTAGCTGCCCTTTATTGGTCACAATATCACTGGAGTCATGTGCATAAGGCTGATGTGCCGGAGAGGTTTTGTTGATCAAATCATCCGCAGCCCACGTGTCCTGTGGCAGTCTGGAATGTTTTGGGTCATCTGCTCCACACCAGTCTCTGGAAGCGCTGTAGCCTGAAGTTACCTTGGTTTGCTCTTGCACAGCAGGAATGTGATGGTAAGCAGAACTATCACCTGTGTGCCGTATGACACTTGTTGccatggccctgcagggctgaggagcagggaattcaGAGATCACTGGCTTCTGCCTGCACGGTGGCCCCACGCTGGGAACAGATGGCTTGGGTGTGGGAGAGGCACCGGTGGCTGACGTGACTGAGCAGGCAGCTGTGTTTGCCATGACAGTCCTTGGTTTGGAGTAAGTCACCTGTGAGGACAGGAGCGTGGCTGCCGACATCTCAACGAAGTCAGGGCTGTGCGGAGGGGTCATGcactgcaaaaaaaatccacaccaGTGTGCATCAGTGTAATTCCACAGCACAGTTTTCCCCTATTTttactctgaaaaataaaattacacaCCCTCTCCCAGCATCTCAGAATGTGCCTCTTAGGACAAACTGAAAAAAGTATACTGCTGTGGTTTAATCCCAGATGGTAACCAACACCCATGAAGCTCACTCATTCTCCATCCCCAGATGAATGGGAAGGAGAATTAGAAAAAGGTAAAACATACGGGTTGAGATGAGAACAAATTAATAattcaaatacaggaaaatacaataataaaaatattaaaaatgcagataaaaagacagagagaaataaagctCAAGAGAAACAAATGATGCACAGTACAACTGCTCACCATCCACCTGGCCTGATCCCAAGCAGTGACTGGCCCCTTCTGGCCAACTCCCCCCAGTTTATACATTGAACACAATGCtctatggtatggaatatccctgtGGCCAGATTGGTCAGTAGTGTTCTACCCATGCTCTCTCACAAGGCTTCTcatcctcactggcagagcaggagacacTGAGAAGTCCTTGGTTTAAGTGCTGCTGAACTGTGCTTACTgtaaaacatcagtgtgttattaACATTATTCTCACCTTAAATCCCAAACACAGTACTCTGCTAGCTACTAGGATGAACACtaactctatcccagctgaaaaCAGGACAATATCTACCCCATATTCTATGCCATTTACATCATGCCCACACTTTTCAATACATCCCAATTAACCACCATTATTTTTCTTGACTTTTGATACAGGTATCATTCCCTTAGTCTGTGGGCCATCCCTCTAAAACATCTGCTGAGCTCATTCATGCATTGCTTTGGGCTCCAAttcagggcaggaaagatgGTATGCTATGCTGGACTGCTGCCTACTGAAGTTATTTCTCATTCCATCACTGTTTGTCCAGTTTCATcaaagtttgtttttcattaatctGGATGATTCCTACTGTAATACCCCCAATGTTGCGTGTAGCCAGCTCAGCAGTGGTGACATGAGTGTTATACAGCAATTAGCATCATACAGTCCAAATCACTGGCTGTTCTCACACAGAACCAGATCCCCTGGAACAAAACTTTGGACTCCCCTATCCTCCCACATTACCCACCAAGTGCAGCCAGGTCCTTCAGAACAGCAATCCCATGGTTGAAGCTGTCATTGCCTGGTGCAGGAATAACTCGGATTGTTTTCCCCAGAAGCTTTTTTGTGTGCACTACAGGGATTTTATCCTCTTCTACACTGTGCAGAAGTTTTTGCTTGAGCACAGCTGGCAGATCCTCTAGTGCTGACTGCTCAGGTAGCCTTTGCTAAATGTGTATCCCATTGTTTGAAGGTCCCACCACCCCTTGCTCTCAGTAACAGTCTCTTCTATCATTCAATTTTCCTGGAGACTGGCACATGATAGGGTATGTGATAAACCCACACAATGCCACGCTCTTCAACCCAGGTGTCTGTGAGGTTGTTTTGGAAATGAGGCCCCTTGTCTGGCTCAATTCTTTCTGGGGTGCCCTGTTGCCATAAGACTTGCTTTCCAAGGCTCAGGACAGTGTTCCAGGCAGTGGCATGGGGCACAGAATATGGTTCCAGTTATCCAGTGGTTGCTTCCACCATCATAAGCACATGGTGCTTGCCTGGGTGGGTTTGTGGGAGTCTGATAGAGTCCATTTGCCAAGTGTCCCCATATTTATATTTCAGCCATTGTCCTCCACACCAAAGAGGCTTTAACTGCTCATCTTAAATAACTGAAGTGTATGTTTCACAACTATGGATAGCCCTACAAGAGTGTCCATGGTCAAGTCCACCCTTGATCATCACCTCATCTACACGTTGCATTTCCTCCTTGATGGCCTCAGATGTCATGGGCTCACCAAGCAATAAATAATTCACTCTGGTGAATCCTGCCAATCCAGATCCACCTGGGCCACTTCAATCTTAGAACTGCCTGATCCACCCATTGGTTGTTTTGATGTTCCTTGGTGGCCCAAGTCTTGGGTACATGAGCATCCACCGATGTACCCTCACAAGCAGGGTCTCCACCCAGGCAGCAGTATCTTGCCACAAGGCAGCAGCCCAGATGGGTTtacttctgctctgcttccatCACTGCAACCACCACCACAGGGCATTTGCCACCACCCGTGAATCAGTACAGAGATAAAGCATTGGCTGTTCTTCCTGTTCAGCAGTGTCTAAAGCCAATGTTCACCTCTGCAAAGTAACTCAattcaccttctccttcagcagtttctgtaattttttgtaGAATACACCATACAGCCACTTTCCATCTTCAATGCTATCCTACAACACAGCAGGAATCAAACAGGGCATattgtttctcatttttggGTAACTTATTACACAATAGAGTCTCTTCAGCACATGTCATCGCCTCAACAGGTGGCATCCAGGAGTCTGCCCTCTCACCAATCCCAGGAGTCTTGGAAGTAATCACAATGACTGAGGTTTCCTATTTGAGCACCCAGTGTGACCAGCAAGACCCACTGATTCCACACAGCATCAGCCTATGTGATGTGTAGGAGACTCGTCCTTTGCACATCCAGCCCTGGAATCAGGATGCCAGGGGGAGCTGTGCTCAGTACCAATCACTTCCAAAGCAGCTGGAACCTCTTTGTAAGCTGCCAGTATCTGTTTTACAGCTGGAATACAGTGGGCTGCAGATCCTCAGTACCCCTGACTCCAAAATCCTAGAGGCTGACCAATTCTCCCCTGTGCTTTCTACCAGAGGTTCCAGGTAGGACCATTTTCTTTGGCTGTGGTCTAGAGCACAATTTTTGTATCTTGTCCTGCCTGGACTGGCCCAAGGGTTGgggcagagttaattttctgCATGAATTATCTCCTGTTTAAGTTGTTCAAAGGCTTGTTGTTGTTCAGGGCCCCATTTGAAATCACTCTTCTTCCGGGTCACTTGACAGAGAAGGCTGACAATCAGACTGTAATTTGGAATGTGCATTCTCCAAAAACCCAGAATGCCTAAGCTTGTGTTTTTCTTACTAGTTGGTAGAAGTGTATCTGCTATTTTGTTAATCAAATCCATTGGGATCTGATGACATCCACCTTGCTATTTTATTCCTAAAAACTGGATCTGCTATgcaggctcctggagctgacTTTGTTTTATGGCAGCTTTCAGAGAGATCTGGActattttcttccccttctcaaAAACTTCTGCTGCTGTATTGCTCACAAGTGTTCTGGAactggatcagtccatggcaaaTGGTTCAAAGTTTTGCCATGTGGGTTGGGCACACTGACTTCATCTGGATCTGTGGGTGACTGTGCCTTGCTCATGTCATAAAAAACCCCTCTGGTACAGCTAATTCCCTCAGGTACCTTTCCTTCACACTTGAGCGAGTTGCCTCCACAGGCTGAAGACTTGTGACATTTTTCCAATCACCTTGTCAATGGTCTCTTTCCTAGGAAGTCATCCCAACTGCTTGGCTTCCCTATCTCCTAATTCCAGCTACTAGCCCCACTGGAGCAGCCAGGTGATAATGTGCACACCTGGACAGCAGCTAAAACCTCTTCACAcccctcagggacagggactgagTGGTTACCTCTTGTTCTGTCTCTTCCTCCATCCAGTTTTTGTGATGGCCCTGCTTCATCCTCCTTCACTAAATGAGCTGACTTTGGTGTCCATTTCTTCTTGTGTACAAGGAAACTGACAATGGCACAAGCTCATCCTCTGGCTCAGCTGCATCATCCCCTGCTGGGGTCTGAGTGGTCACACTGCATGTGTGATGCCAGGGTCTGAGCAGCCACAAACAGTTGCTTAACCCTAAACAAGACCTGAAccacattcccagctcctggtcGTTCAAAGACCATGGTTTCAGCATCCCAAGGATATtcaaaatttccaaaattcCCATGCCTGGAGAAGAAGGGGAAGATTGTGCGTGTCTTCTGCAATGGTTGGCTCTCCAAGGCAAAAAGGCAAACAGTGTCACTATTGGCAGTTTCTAATAGATGGTTCCCCAAGTACAGGGGTGATGACAGAGGAGCTGAGAGTATGAAAACCATGTTAGTTTCAAGGGCAGCAGTTCTGTGCTGTCACATAATCCAGTGTTACAAAGTACAACAAAATGATAACCTTAGCCCAGCCCCCAGAGATGATACCATAACACGAGGGGGAAAATACACAAGAAGTAAATTGTTACATAACACAACAACCCTGATAGCAAATAATTCAACACTGTGATCAACAACTAATAAACTCATAAGATGAATCCTGATAACAAATTTGTTTCAGCACAGTCTGGTCAGATCTGTCATAGAGGAGAATCAGAAAGCTAAAACTCATGTGTTGACACAAAAACAAGTTAATAATTGGAATAAACTAAAATATAATAACAACAATTGTAATTATTATTACAGGGAGGTACCAAAGAGAGAGAGCAATAAAACCCAGGAGAAACAAGTGGTGCACAGTACAATTGCTCACCATCCACTGACCAATGCCCAGGTCCTTCCCAACATCACTGGTCATCCCAGTTTTTACGCTGGCCATGACACtctatggtatggaatatcctcCTGGCCAGTTTGGATCACCTGTCCTGGCCACGCTACTTCCCAGCTTCCTGTGCACCTCCTCACTGGTGGGAATCTGAAAAGTCCTTGACCTAGGTGgggtaagcactgctcagcaacaactGGAACATCAGTATGTTACCAGCACTATTCTATTCTAGATCAtaaacacagcactgtgccagctactaggaagaaaattaactctatcctaGCCAACACCAGGACACTACATTGCCTTATCTCATGGCCATTCTGATTAAGCTCAGAAGTGTATTAATAAAAGGAAGGCAATGAGGCAGCTGTAAACCTGCATAAAACACTGCAAGTACACTCACTGCACCACAAAAAAGTCTTTCATTGCTTCCTTCTCAGCAATGGGCACAGCTGTAAGAGGCTATGAGCAGAATAAAGAGACCAACAATAGATAGCAATACTCCACTTTTCTATTTCAAGCTCCTAGCAAGTCCTAGATCTTTTCTCAACGATTACCTCATTGTTTCATGGCTACCTTTTATATAAAGGCAAATGAAACTGCTCTGTCCCTTCTTATTCATCCATTTCTCTCTATGCTGTCTTCCTCCAtcacctcttcttcctcctttcccactGAAGGGTATCTCCTGTGCTGCCCAAGAGACAGTGTCAGCACTGAACAGCAGGAGATATTATGGCAGCTGCTTGTCAGGCTGCTCTTATCTCAGCCTCTTTCCTCTACTATTCCCCTTTTACCTGGCAACTGCATACTAGAAGCCTACTGGTTGAAATGGGCCTTAACCATCTAAAACCCTAATGGCACCAAgcctttttttaataactaCTTTTGTTGCAACATaaattgaaacaaaagaaaaaaatttggatTCAACCAACATTAGTCAGCTGGAGTGGACCAGTGTCTGGAGAAATAACAGACTACATGTACAAACACATCGTACAGAAACTAATTAAATTGCCTATTTCATAATGGCAACGTGTACTTTCTCTTACAATGACCAGTGAAGCATAACATCATCAAGGGCCTTTTTTCATACAGTGCCTGCAGAAATGTTGATGCCAAATCACCAAGGCTCACTCTGCCATT from Molothrus ater isolate BHLD 08-10-18 breed brown headed cowbird chromosome 3, BPBGC_Mater_1.1, whole genome shotgun sequence harbors:
- the KLF11 gene encoding Krueppel-like factor 11, with product MHGSPCSDMGDAPAVDIVDIYESIRERQRHDSERSTCSTLEQNDIEAVEALVCMSSWGQRSQKGDTLKIRPLTPFSDSGDFTMHAEAPAELPKDCLSTLCMTPPHSPDFVEMSAATLLSSQVTYSKPRTVMANTAACSVTSATGASPTPKPSVPSVGPPCRQKPVISEFPAPQPCRAMATSVIRHTGDSSAYHHIPAVQEQTKVTSGYSASRDWCGADDPKHSRLPQDTWAADDLINKTSPAHQPYAHDSSDIVTNKGQLPVRPVSPQTHLPKNCENDLQKRATPVTPAPVSSPQVLCQMIPLNGQSSMINAYVKPSAPALSTPMKPILPQTAPLPQPVLMGPSVPQGTVMLVLPQPAVTQAPPCPQALVTVGSTKLLPLAPAPVFIASGQTCAPQVDFSRRRNYVCDFPGCKKTYFKSSHLKAHLRTHTGEKPFSCNWEGCDKKFARSDELSRHRRTHTGEKKFSCPVCERRFMRSDHLTKHTRRHMATKKTPSWQTELGKLSRIATAEKPKSSSSSALSMLIPVPSPACQG